Below is a window of Archaeoglobus neptunius DNA.
GACTTAAGAAAGTTGTGCAGAATTTGATACATGGTAAAAGATGTTGCAGAGGTGATTCTCAACTCGACTTACCTGACTGCCTTAACCGGAGCAGGGGTTTCGGCCGAAAGCAACATACCAACATTCCGGGGGAAAGATGGTCTGTGGAACAAGTACCGCCCTGAAGAACTTGCGAACCCTCAGGCATTTGCAAAAGATCCTGAAAAGGTTTGGAAGTGGTATGCCTGGAGGATGGAAAAAGTTTTCAATGCCAAACCGAACAAAGCCCATATCGCATTTGCAGAACTTGAAAAGCTCGGTATTTTGAAAGCTATTGTGACGCAAAATGTGGATGATCTGCATGAAAGGGCCGGCAGCAAAAACGTTCTGCACCTGCACGGAAGTTTGAGGGTGGTTAGGTGCACCGGTTGCGGGTTTGAATTTGAAGTTGAAGAGCCACCCGAAATACCACCCTTACCTGCTTGTGAGAGGTGCGGCTCGATTCTAAGACCAGGTGTGGTGTGGTTTGGAGAGATGCTTCCTCCAGAAGTTCTGGATAGGGCATTTATGGAGATGGAGCGATCGGATGTTGTGATAGTTGCAGGAACATCAGCCGTGGTTCAGCCTGCGGCATCACTTCCGCTTGTTGTGAAAAGAAACGGAGGTATCATTATTGAGGTAAATCCCTCCAGAACTCCGCTGAGTGAGGTGGCCGACTTCTCAATAAGGGGAAAGGCTGGTGAAGTTATGGAGGAAATTCTCAGTGAAGTCAGGAAAGCTCTGTTTTAAGGAACTCTCTGAGCAGTACCGTTGCATAGCAGCCTTTGGGAAGGTAGAACTCGAATATCTGTCCGTCGAAACTTATCCTTGAAATCTCAATCAGCATATCCGCCGCTCTGTAAGAGCCGCTGGATGAAAACTCTTTGTGGCCTGTTTTAAAACTTTCAAGGTCGAGATCATCCTGATGCAGGAACTCAAGAGCGATTCTGCTCCATCCTTTTAGCTCGGAATTGTATCCGACCAGTGGCAGAGCGAGGGAAGCAATACGCTCTTTAATCAGATATCGGACTCTCGGCAAGTTTGCGGAGACCTCGCTGCAATCACTGAATGTTGGCATAGTTTTGAACGTCAGATAGCAAGCGCTGTCCCCTTCAGTTACTTCCTTCAGTGATCCAAAACTTCTCAGCCTCTCAGACAGCAGTTTGTTGAATATGTAAGATTGATATGCGTGAACAAACATCATTTTCAGATTCTTCGGGAGAGACAGCAAAGCCCCCTCTTCAGTCTTCCCTTCCCTCAATTTTTGCAGGAGCACTCTTTCGTAGCGCAGGTATCTGGGGAGCTCTTTCAATCCGTATCTTGGATCCCTTGTTTCCCACAGTTCCCGGCGAATTTTTTGGATCTCTTCATTTTCCCCCTTGAATGGCTTGGCAACGTAAACCCAGAAAGCTTCTCTGTAATTTCCCTGTAAAATTAGTTTTCCGACCTCATGTGTTATGTATCTGACACTGCCAAACCTCTGGAGTCCAAAAAAGTTTGGTGTACCCTTTTCCTCAAGTTCCTCTTTTGTTTTTTGGAATATATCTCCATCCCCGCAACCCTGAACTCTTACTCTAAAGATATTTCCAAGAAGATCTCCGAGCTGCAACCGTCTTCTTGAATAGCCGACGACTTCTATGCCCGCATCCTTTATGACGATTCTTTCCACGTCTTCTTTTTTCACACCCTTCACCGCATAATACTGTACGGTCAGGGCCCTTTTGTCCTTGGTTCCGGCAAAACTGACCCTTTTCTGGCTTATTCCAAGGGCGTTTGACAGAACACGTGCGAAGTTGAGCGTATCCCAATTCCTCTTTTTTACCTTGAGGATCAGATAATCTCCATCTTCTGAAAGTTTTAGATCTGCAATTTCCTCGACGTAAAAATCGTCCGGATCCTCCTTTATTTTTCCGCCCATCCCGGCTGTGCGGGTGATGTACCCTTCAATTCCAACAATCTTTTCAACTTGCAGGGAATTTGATCTGTGTTCCATGACTCCTACTGCCTCCTGACGTTTCTATAACTCCTGAACTGGATTTATCACTTCCACGTTATATCTCTTACCCCGTACTCAAGAAGTTTCTGTCGAGAGTAAAATCACATCTACGTATCGGTTGCTGAGGACTTCAGCGGTATAAATCTGCAGGGCGATCAATTGTCCATCCACCGGATCGGGAAGATGTACCGGAGACACAACCGGGGGAGTATTTAATAAGCCCACACTAAATTCGATTGATGGAGAAGAGCATTCAGGATTCAATCCACGGTGTTATCAAGCTTGAAGACTGGATGATCGAGATCATCGATACCCCGCAGTTTCAGAGGTTGCGAAGAATCAAACAACTCGGCTTTGCAAACCTCGTTTATCCCGGAGCGAACCACACAAGATTCGAGCACAGTCTTGGCGTGATGCACATCACAAGACTTCTGAAGGAGAAACTGGATCTCGATGATGTCGTTGTTGTTGCCGCTCTTCTTCATGATGTTGGACACGCCCCCTTCTCCCACAGCAGCGAGAGGCTGATGAAAAAGTATGCTGGAATTGAGCATGAAAGAATATCGGCGGCTGTGAGGAATGAATTGAAGGATACTCTGAACGATCTTGGGTTTACGGTGGGGGAGATTGAGGCGATAGTTACTGGCAAGAGGAAATCAATTGTTAACGGCGACATTGATGCAGACAGAATGGATTACCTTGTCAGGGACTCCCACTACACGGGTGTTGCCTACGGTGTTTTTGATCTCTACCGTTTGATTGACAAGATAAAACTTGGTAATGGTCTGGTGGTGGAGTATGGTGGTATTAAGGCGGCAGAAAGTCTGCTGATTTCCAGATACATGATGTATCCAACAGTTTACTTCCACCATGTGTGCAGAATTGCGAGAAAAATGTACGAGAAGGCAATGGAGAGAATTATAGAGGGTGGGTTTGATGCCAAAAAACTGATGGATATGGACGATTTTGATGCCATGCAGCTTTTGAAAGAGAAAGACAGGGAATTTTATCACATGCTGGTCAATCGGAGACTGTTCAAAAGGGCTGTTTATGTTTCTAAAAATGCAGTGGATTTCAGGGAAGTTATGAGGGTCAATGAGAGAAGGGCTGAGGAGGAAATCGCCGAGGATGCAGGTGTTGATGAGAGGTACGTGATTGTTGATATCCCCCCAGTGGAGGAGATGAAGGAGTCGGAAGTCCTCGTTGAGACGGAGAGTGGTTTGAAAAGCCTTGATGAAGTTTCACCCCTTGTAAATGCGCTAAAAACGGCCTCAGTAGAAAACTGGAGACTTGGCGTTTACACAAGGAAAGAGTATATCGACAGTGTGGGAAAAGCGGCTATGGACTACTTTGGGATTAAGAGAGTTGTTCAAAAATCTCTCGATGAGATCTTTCCGTAAATGCCAGTAACCTTTATCTCTCCGTTGAAGACCATTATGTATGATAGGTCTTATAGGTGGAATGAGCTGGGAATCGACCGTAGAATACTACAGGATCATGAACGAGCTTGTGAAAGAAAAACTTGGAGGATGGCACTCTGCCAGGCTGCTTCTTTATTCTGTTGATTTTGATGAGATTGTTAAATTGCAGAAGGCTGGAGAATGGAAGAGAATGGGTGAAATTCTGGGCGAGATAGCAAAAACGCTTGAAAATGCAGGTGCCAAAGCGGTTTTAATATGCACGAACACAATGCATAAGGTTGCTGATGATGTTCAGAACAGAATTAATGTACCGCTGATAAATATAGTGGACGCTACCGCCGAGGTTTTGAAAAAAGATGGGGTTAAGAGAGCCGGACTTCTGGGGACAAAGTTCACGATGGAAGATGGTTTTTACCAGGAAAGGATGAAAAGACATGGAATTGAAATAATAATTCCGGAGAAGGAGGAAGACAGAAATGCCGTGCACAGCATAATTTTCGACGAATTATGCCTAGGCATCTTTAAGGAGGAATCAGAAAAAAGACTTAGAGATATCGTGGATGAACTTAAGAAAAGGGGGGCTGAGGGAATAATTTTGGGCTGCACAGAGCTCCCGTTAATCCTGAAAGACGATGAATTTTACGATACAACCAGAATACACGCTGAAGCTGCAGTCCAGTTTATGCTGGGTAACATTTAACTAACATGATTGGGGAAACATTGTATGCAGCAGTTACCGGTTCCACCCTATCCTCCACCCTACAAACCTCCCGAACTTAAGGTGCTCTATTTCATAGCCGGGATCATTGCGGTTACAGCTTTAGTTTCCCTTTCGGTCTACTACTATACCGAGTATCTCTGGTTCGAGTCTGTGGGGTATGGCAGCGTCTTTATAACTTATCTGAAGTACTCCATCGGATTCTTCATTCTGGTCTTTGCGATATTCATGACTTTTCTGACAGCAACGATAGTTGCTGTAAAGAAGGTAACCATGGAGTTTCTCGGTGAACCGCTGAAAATACCGCATCTCCTATCGCTGGCAATCTCACTCTTTGCTGCCTTCTCAATGCAGAGTCAGTGGAAGTCGATGCTTTTCTACATAAATTCTGCAGAATATGGAATAAAAGATCCGATATTCGGCCTGGATGCGGCGTTTTACACATTCCAGCTTCCGTTTCTCAAGATGGTTATTGGTATACTTCTTGCTGCAGCAGTCATATCCATAACAATTGCAATTTTTGCCTACATCTATGCGTTCAGATGGGTGAAGAGTTTCGATGAGTTCAAGGAGATCTTTCCCACCAGCGGCTTTGTCCATCTGGGGATAAATGTCCTGATACTTCTCTCGCTTGCTGGAGCTCTCATCTACATATCCCGATTTGAAATAGTGCACTCACAGCATGGCCTTCTGAGCGGGGCGGGTTATGTTGAGGTGAACATACTTTCTCCTGCTTTATTGCTGGTCTCAGCCCTTTCATTTGTTTCGGGGATTTCTGCGGCCTATTTGATCGCAAAGAAAAACTTTGAAATGGTGTTTTATGTTATTGTTCTGTTTGTAGCAATCTCCATTCTTGCAGCAGTAATCGTTCCGTTTGCCGTGCAGAAGCTTCAGGTTGAGCCGTCGGAGTTAAGCTATGAAAGCAGGTATCTTGAATACAGCATAAATTACACCCTTTATGCCTATGGTTTGCAGAACGTGGAGTACAGATTTTTTAAATACAGTCCAACTCTGAACTACACTGATGTTCTCAAGGCTAAGGCGACGATAGACAACATCAGGGTATGGGATCACAGACCGATAAGGGACGTATTCAGACAGCTACAGCAGATAAGAACCTACTATTTTATCAACGATGTGGATGTGGACAGATACTGGATTAACGGGAATTACACTCAGCTAATGCTTGCTGCGAGGGAGCTTTCAACGGACCTTCTCCCTTCAAGAGCACAGACCTGGTTGAACAAACATCTCATCTACACTCATGGATACGGGATCGTTGCCTCACCCGTCAATGCGGTTTCAGCAGAAGGACTTCCGGAAATGGTACTCTATGATATCCCGCCGAGGGGAGAAATCAAAATTAAGAGGCCTGAAATATACTACGGGGAGCTCACGGATGATTATGTTGTTGTGAATACTCTTCAGCAGGAATTTGACTATCCCGTTGGCAACAAAAACTACTTCACCAAGTATTCAGGTGATGGTGGCGTTAAGCTTGATTACATGAGGAGAGTTCTCTACTCATTCAGATTCGCTGACATCAATCTCATTTTGAGCGAGTACATAACCGACGAGAGCAGATTAATGATGCACCGTGACATTATTGAGAGAGTTAACACGATAATGCCATTCCTTACCTATGACAGTGACCCATATGTTGCGGTCATCAATGGCCAGATTTACTGGATAATCGATGCATACTCTCTTGTGGACAGATTTCCGTATTCGGCTGAGATTGGAAGGTACAACTACATGCAAAATCCTGTTAAAGTGTTTATAAATGCCTACAATGGTAGTGTCAAGTTTTACATCGTCAAGGAGGATGCTTACGTCAAAACTCTTGAAAAAGCCCTTCCGGGCGTCTTTATAAAAGAAATGCCAGAAGAGTTCAAAAAGCACATAAGATATCCACGTGACTTCTTCAAGATTCAGGCCTATATCTACTCCACATATCACATGAAGGATGTTACGGCCTTCTACAACAGGGAAGACGTTTGGGATGTTCCAACGGAGAAGTTTGAGGATGATGTCATAAAGGTCGAGCCGTACTACGTGACGCTGGCAATAGAGAACAAACCGGAATTCATACTTATGGTACCGTTCACTCCCAAGAACAGGGACAACATGATTGCGTGGATGGCGGCGAGATGTGATGATAAGTACGGCGAACTTATAATTTATGAGTTCCCCAAGGGAGAACTGATATACGGTCCGATGCAAATTGAAGCAAGGATTGATCAGGATGCAGAACTTTCGAAGCTTTTTACACTGTGGAATCAGGCCGGATCGAGGGTAATCAGAGGAAATCTGCTCGTTATACCTCTCAATAACTCCATTCTGTATGTCGAGCCGATCTACCTGAGAGGCGAGTCCACGAAAATACCCGAACTCAGGGGAGTTGTAGCAGTGCATAACGATGAGCTGAGAATGGGTTCCACAATTTACGATGCGCTCGAAATGATCTTTGGCAAGAAGTCTGAGGTCGTGGAGAAACCCAAGGAGAAAGCAGGTACTGCAGAAGAGAAATTAGGTCTGCTGAAAGAATACTACTCGAAACTGATGGAGGCCATGAAAAATGGTGACTGGAAGACCTTTGGAGAGATGCTGAACAGGATCGGGGAGGTGCTCGGATACAGCAAACAATAATTTTTTTGTAGAAAGATTTATTAGTCTATTGTTAATTTTTGTCCCATGGAGTGGTACTGGATTGGTCTGGCAGTAGTTGTGATAC
It encodes the following:
- a CDS encoding aspartate/glutamate racemase family protein; amino-acid sequence: MIGLIGGMSWESTVEYYRIMNELVKEKLGGWHSARLLLYSVDFDEIVKLQKAGEWKRMGEILGEIAKTLENAGAKAVLICTNTMHKVADDVQNRINVPLINIVDATAEVLKKDGVKRAGLLGTKFTMEDGFYQERMKRHGIEIIIPEKEEDRNAVHSIIFDELCLGIFKEESEKRLRDIVDELKKRGAEGIILGCTELPLILKDDEFYDTTRIHAEAAVQFMLGNI
- a CDS encoding HD domain-containing protein, producing the protein MEKSIQDSIHGVIKLEDWMIEIIDTPQFQRLRRIKQLGFANLVYPGANHTRFEHSLGVMHITRLLKEKLDLDDVVVVAALLHDVGHAPFSHSSERLMKKYAGIEHERISAAVRNELKDTLNDLGFTVGEIEAIVTGKRKSIVNGDIDADRMDYLVRDSHYTGVAYGVFDLYRLIDKIKLGNGLVVEYGGIKAAESLLISRYMMYPTVYFHHVCRIARKMYEKAMERIIEGGFDAKKLMDMDDFDAMQLLKEKDREFYHMLVNRRLFKRAVYVSKNAVDFREVMRVNERRAEEEIAEDAGVDERYVIVDIPPVEEMKESEVLVETESGLKSLDEVSPLVNALKTASVENWRLGVYTRKEYIDSVGKAAMDYFGIKRVVQKSLDEIFP
- a CDS encoding UPF0182 family membrane protein; this translates as MQQLPVPPYPPPYKPPELKVLYFIAGIIAVTALVSLSVYYYTEYLWFESVGYGSVFITYLKYSIGFFILVFAIFMTFLTATIVAVKKVTMEFLGEPLKIPHLLSLAISLFAAFSMQSQWKSMLFYINSAEYGIKDPIFGLDAAFYTFQLPFLKMVIGILLAAAVISITIAIFAYIYAFRWVKSFDEFKEIFPTSGFVHLGINVLILLSLAGALIYISRFEIVHSQHGLLSGAGYVEVNILSPALLLVSALSFVSGISAAYLIAKKNFEMVFYVIVLFVAISILAAVIVPFAVQKLQVEPSELSYESRYLEYSINYTLYAYGLQNVEYRFFKYSPTLNYTDVLKAKATIDNIRVWDHRPIRDVFRQLQQIRTYYFINDVDVDRYWINGNYTQLMLAARELSTDLLPSRAQTWLNKHLIYTHGYGIVASPVNAVSAEGLPEMVLYDIPPRGEIKIKRPEIYYGELTDDYVVVNTLQQEFDYPVGNKNYFTKYSGDGGVKLDYMRRVLYSFRFADINLILSEYITDESRLMMHRDIIERVNTIMPFLTYDSDPYVAVINGQIYWIIDAYSLVDRFPYSAEIGRYNYMQNPVKVFINAYNGSVKFYIVKEDAYVKTLEKALPGVFIKEMPEEFKKHIRYPRDFFKIQAYIYSTYHMKDVTAFYNREDVWDVPTEKFEDDVIKVEPYYVTLAIENKPEFILMVPFTPKNRDNMIAWMAARCDDKYGELIIYEFPKGELIYGPMQIEARIDQDAELSKLFTLWNQAGSRVIRGNLLVIPLNNSILYVEPIYLRGESTKIPELRGVVAVHNDELRMGSTIYDALEMIFGKKSEVVEKPKEKAGTAEEKLGLLKEYYSKLMEAMKNGDWKTFGEMLNRIGEVLGYSKQ
- the cobB gene encoding NAD-dependent protein deacetylase, encoding MVKDVAEVILNSTYLTALTGAGVSAESNIPTFRGKDGLWNKYRPEELANPQAFAKDPEKVWKWYAWRMEKVFNAKPNKAHIAFAELEKLGILKAIVTQNVDDLHERAGSKNVLHLHGSLRVVRCTGCGFEFEVEEPPEIPPLPACERCGSILRPGVVWFGEMLPPEVLDRAFMEMERSDVVIVAGTSAVVQPAASLPLVVKRNGGIIIEVNPSRTPLSEVADFSIRGKAGEVMEEILSEVRKALF
- the truD gene encoding tRNA pseudouridine(13) synthase TruD, whose protein sequence is MEHRSNSLQVEKIVGIEGYITRTAGMGGKIKEDPDDFYVEEIADLKLSEDGDYLILKVKKRNWDTLNFARVLSNALGISQKRVSFAGTKDKRALTVQYYAVKGVKKEDVERIVIKDAGIEVVGYSRRRLQLGDLLGNIFRVRVQGCGDGDIFQKTKEELEEKGTPNFFGLQRFGSVRYITHEVGKLILQGNYREAFWVYVAKPFKGENEEIQKIRRELWETRDPRYGLKELPRYLRYERVLLQKLREGKTEEGALLSLPKNLKMMFVHAYQSYIFNKLLSERLRSFGSLKEVTEGDSACYLTFKTMPTFSDCSEVSANLPRVRYLIKERIASLALPLVGYNSELKGWSRIALEFLHQDDLDLESFKTGHKEFSSSGSYRAADMLIEISRISFDGQIFEFYLPKGCYATVLLREFLKTELS